DNA sequence from the Thamnophis elegans isolate rThaEle1 chromosome 4, rThaEle1.pri, whole genome shotgun sequence genome:
aagcggtatataagtctaactgctattgctattgctattaactgagTTTGCATTGGAGGACTGCCCACAGCGAATGATCAGAATGAAAGGCAGGTAGCTATAATCCAAGCCTTACCCCTTTTTACATGCTTGTAACGATAGGATATGGCTTGGATCAGGGCAGATTTTAAGACCCTCCCTATCAATGCTGCTGGTTTGAACAATTTGTCTTTTAACGCAGTCCTTTCATCCAGGCCTCTGTTTAAATTTCCACGGGAATTAATACTAAAACAATCCCACCAATTCTTAGctttccttgttttgtttttacagagGCAGAAACGATACAAAGAGGACATTTTTGGAGCAACGTTTCCAAAAGAGAACCAAAGAACCATGGAAGAAGTTAAAACTGAAAGAACCATAAAAGTTTTAGAAGCTCAAGCCCAGCTAAAACTTTAACCGTAACTTCCTACCCAGGGGCCTTCTTTAGCctcaacaggggtccccaaatgtTGCTTTTACAGCAGCATCTGCCAATGTGGACCAGATCAGCAGAATTTGCACCACAAAACCAAATCGTTTGGGTTTTGGATAAAACACTACATACTGtagtattttatttaattatatttaattctttTAGACATGTCTATTTTATTGGAACTTTTGTAGCAATCAgtctttattatattattattatttaaattccaTTCTTGGACAAAGGGGGCAGCTTTtgtgggctgttttcaccctgcTTTTATACGTTCAGAAGAGAAAAGGCAAACCTCATTTAATACCAAAAACTGGAACTGCTTATACGTGCTTGCATAGGGGCATCTGGGGAGAGGATATTAAAAAATCAAGACTACAACAGTAAGCACATTATTGCATGCACACATCATGCATAAAAATGTGTGATTTTTATTAATTCTATCAAGAATTAATTATGCCATTGcagttgccatcttgacttttctgactTCCTCTGTGGATGTTCCTGGCCTTCCATAATATGTGCCTAAGGGATTGTTTTTGGAGGTCATGTTTTCCAGGCTCATAATATTACAAGGAAAGGAGGGTGATTTCTGGACCTTCTTCTTCCCAGGGCCGAGAGAGGGACTGGCTGAAGGGTCACCCAGCAGATTTGTCCCTAAGATAGGGCTAGAACTCAAGAGTTGTTAGCCAGTGCCTTAACCTTCACACCAAGCTGGCTCTCAACACCACAATCCGATTTCACATTCCAATGGCATCAACTCATCCCTTATACGTTGCTACAGTATTTGCTGAAAATGAGTCTACTCTTTTGAGAACTTCAATGATGGCATTACAGCCACCTATCAAACAAAGGACCAGCATTTGTTGAGACAGAATTGGTATTGATCATCCTAACCTCTGTCCCAAAGGGTGGGCTATGGATTGTCCCACCttgaatgctcttcaagagcCTGTCTCGCCCTTCTGAAGGAGCCGGTCTCGATCAGCACAGGGCAAATAAAATGAGACCATCTATTGACTTGaatatggttgttgttgtttttttgtctcACACCTTGGGCGATTGGGAAGGATCAATGTGAGGGAAAGAACTGTGCAACGGGACTTGAATAAAACCATTGGTGAGTTCCTCATTGGCACTATTCGTTTTTCTTCTTGATTGTGTAAACTTTAAAGAAATGACTGTCCATCGTAGATtagcagaattccccaaccattcTCTGTAGTGTTCTCAATACTCTGCATCTGGTGACGGAGCTAGAATGCTGAAAAGCATTAAACTCCCCATGTTTAATTGATTCATATTTGGATACATTTAGAGTTTCTTTTGACAAGATGGGTATCACCTCACATCTTGGGCTGTTTTTCATGGACTAGCTTTTTCCATCGGAGCAATTCACAAAGTTGTTGGGCTGCAGTTCTTCGCTGTCGCTTgaccatctccatccatccacccatccaaccatcatccatccatccatctatccatccaaatCTGTTATAGCTGCCCAATAGAGTCTTTGTAGAATAGTGAATGACCTTCCTGAATCAGATTGTGGCTCTCCCAATCCCACAAGGAACATTCTAGTTGCTTTCCCCAGAAGctattgttgcagcagattgaggtttgtaatctacttacgaaagaccaggacttgagaccacgaaggtgagagaaaaaggtttattggatgcattgagttcagcgtgttcacacaccaaaatctgaactgcctgggctctgcccaggatgctacttttatgccgtgttccccactgtgcattctcaaggcgtttccatacacgagacaagcatgacatttcaaaaaggggaagttcatttggaatgtcttaagctgtcagcagtttttacctctgttctatctctcacccatgtctggcttcctgtgcccctcctttacagagtcttgccacactgttcagccctatttttaatacttatgaggaagttggcgagaaagttcactccagctaaaagtcaactttgggactccagggcactagaatgaaaagccaagctaatatgaatttataaggtccattctattaagaccacctaaccttgccagccactggtgggtttacctgtgcaccccctcctacATCACTATCATGAATAGCGCATGGAGGTGACTAGTCTAAGCTGCTGGTCTCACATGGGGAGGCCACGTGGTGAAGAAGACACTTTCTGAAAGTGTGTGATTTGGAAGCAAAGGAACAAATGGCCCAGCAATGGCCATTCTCTGCTCATGTGTCCCTGTAATGAGGAGTGAGAagtcatcttcctcctcttcaaaACTGTCTCTACTCTAAGGTAGAGCAGGAGGAGCATCTGCTCTGAGATGATAACACTTGGATTCCTCTGCAAAGGCCACTGACATCCTTGACTGATGTTtaaagctttctttttttctccccaacTACTTTCTTTATAAGTCATGTCTTTTTAGATTATAAATTCAAAGACAGAGACAATTATTTTGTAAGATGTTTTTCAGCAAGCAAAGTGCTTTTTAAATACTCTCACATCGCCCAAATAAATTGGGCACTATCTGTCAGGAATATTGTTGCCATTTGTCCCATTGAAATTCTTTTCCCACTTACTTAAACTCTCGAGTCCAAAGAATCAAAAAGGAAGGATACAATCCTGAAATTTCCATGGTGTCTAATTCGTAATAAGAATATCAATTTTTACCACACTTGAGTCAGCAAACAAAACTAGATATGAACAAAACTAGTTTATTCAAACAATTAGagtggaagggaaaaaaacaactatGGTTCTTAAAAACTGAAAAGAGCATTTGTTCAAACTTTAGGCAGTAAAGCTACTCATGAATTGCACATctatccagtggtgagattcaaataattgaacaactggttctgtaccctaatgaccggctgagcaggcgtggctgggtgggtgggcatgtgactgggtgggcgtggccaactcaacgtcacttatGTTGAGGAGTCCCTCACCCAGCCAGGTCTCatccttcccctcccagccactccttgtcacACCTGACCTCACCtcgccttatgaccacaattgagcccaaaatttatgttgctaagtgataaatttattaagtgatttttttgcgccatttgttaagtgaatcactgcagttgttaagttagtaacatggctgttaagtgaatctggcttccccattaacttggcttgtcagaaggttgcaaaaggagattgtACGACTCTGGGAGATTACCACCATCCTGaccgtgaggatgctgcaacggtcgtaagtgtgaaaaatggtcgtgtcactttttttcagtgccattgtaactttgaatggtcactaaatgaactgttgcaagtcaaggattatctgcaacacaaaaagcttctttgcttgcaaaaagctgccctaaatgccaatcattagattagaaatgtggggggggggggatacagactGAAGACAGTCACAGCCATCATGGAAATCTAAACCATTCTGCCTGAATATTTTCCTTTTCATCGGGAATACCTCCAACCCAGAGTTACAGATCAGGCAGGGTGCCAGAGCaccttgaggaattaaaatagttaaaatgcaatgaTAACTATCAGCAGCCAACTCTTGCTCATAAAGCAAAACCCTCTAGCAGAGAGgtcatttaagctctccagaaaATGGGTGGGCAAACTTGGGCTACAAAATGCCAagctaaagagacaaattaagaaaatatcccaccactgcatctatcCAAAAATGGACTTCTATTGGCGGCTTTAAATCTGGATGTCGGTCAATGTTATGTCACCGTCCACTTCGAGCACATTTATGAAAAACAGGTTACATATGCGATGGTTGTAGTCAAACTGATGACATCCGTTCACAGTTACCTTGAAGCAGTGTGCTTCACACTGAATACAgatctacaaaaagaaaatgCACATTTGTGATCACTTTAATAGGACCCAATAATATAACCCAgatctttacatttttattttgtttattagcATCACAAACTGCCCATTTCCCAGACAGCAAAGCAGCAAAGATGTTTCACAGAAGCACCTGCAAAATCTGAATGATGAGTATCCAGAACAACTAAAAGTAACTTTGATACAGATTTTAACTCAGTTCTGTGACTTTAACCTAGTACATGGATTGGTACTGCACCCCAAATTTGGATTTATCTTAGAAtcatatttcaattttaaaaatttaaatcagaatAAATGTTTAGTACAGTAGTAAGGATGAAATGGATACATTGtactatattatttatacatcATATTATTAGTAAgtgtaatatattattttatttggcgATTTATGTTGTGCTAACCATGGTTCTGATATTTATTACTAGTTCAGGTTTAACGGTGATTTTAGTTAGTGACTGAACCGTGAAACAGTGATTTGCTTTACGGCCACTGTAAAAATGGTTCTAAAATCAGGTCTGATAACAGGATGACTTGACTACAACTGCGCCAACTTATGACCAAAAATCCAGTCCTAATTTTCATTGTAAGCAGTGCAGGTTTTAAAGGAGGGTTATTGTATGGGCTAACCAAGGATCCTGAAATCTATGCATTAggctagtccagtggttcccaaatttggcaactttaagacttgtggacttcaactcccagagttctccagccagaagagctagctggagaattctcggagttgaagtccataagtcttaaagttgccaagtttgggaaccactgggctagcCTGATAAATGCAAATTTAAGTCAGTTCACACGATCTTCTGGCCTGGGTGGAGCAACTAGACTGCTTTGACTTACGGTAAAGGGTTGGCCACGCCTCAGAGGCATTCCACAGGGCAGGTGTCGCTCCTCTGGGCCCCAGCACAGGTTGAGGTAAGAGTTTCGAACAATCGCGTTCTGATCAAACCGTGGGTTGAGGTGGAAAGCAATATCGAGCCCTGTTTTCAGATTGATGTGGAACCTACATAAAAAGACCCAAATGTTGCGCTGCACCATTAGCAGGAAACTATCCACATCCAGAATCTACACAATGAACACTCCAACTTCTGAAGATATTATATTGCTGATTTAAAACCCATTATATTTCCCAAAGGAAATTCCTCCTTTTGCCTAATAGATTCTCTTTTTTTAGGACTTAATGAAGAGATCTCCACTTCTGGAAAAAAAGGGTCATTTGAtaaagatagatgagagagagagaaagaaagagagagagaaaaagagatgatagatgatatagatatgataaatgagagagatagatgatagataaatatagatagatagatagatagatagatagatagatagatagatagatagatagatagatagatgatagatagatagatagatagatagatagatagatgatagatagatagatagatagatagatgatagatagatagatagatagatagatagatagatagatagatagatagatagatagatagatagatagatatagacagacagatgatagaaatAAAGCATAGATAGAGATACTGTATATGATACAgagataaccagtggtgggattcaaataatttaacaaccggttctctcccctaatggacagctgggtaggcgtggcttggtggtcatgtgactgggtgggcatggc
Encoded proteins:
- the LOC116507793 gene encoding galectin-5-like; protein product: MASQPFDVKMTDPVKSKPVFPTPSQTDPVSSKPVFPTSSQANPDRSKPVFPTSSQPLPYHAIIWGGFVPSKLIKVSGTVSPCAHRFHINLKTGLDIAFHLNPRFDQNAIVRNSYLNLCWGPEERHLPCGMPLRRGQPFTICIQCEAHCFKVTVNGCHQFDYNHRICNLFFINVLEVDGDITLTDIQI